A stretch of Microbacterium sp. 4R-513 DNA encodes these proteins:
- a CDS encoding cytochrome c biogenesis protein CcdA has translation MSIDAVMAAGALWVALPIALLAGLLSFLSPCVLPLVPGYLGFIGGAVAPKRVPEVQGVSSRSARSTNGHPRSSSEERGDETKRAEPADGVEPGRARLLLGVLLFIAGFTVVFMAVTILGGTLGQFFLAYNEVITRVLGVVVILLGLVFIGVFGFAQRTVHPQVQSNLGLIGAPLLGIALGIGWTPCIGPTLAAILSVSWNLGDPGRAALLGLAYSLGLGIPFILLTLGFGWATRSVAFLRRHIRAVNIIGGLLLIVLGVLMVSGVWSAMMTQLQGVFTSVPLPL, from the coding sequence GTGAGCATCGACGCCGTCATGGCGGCCGGAGCTCTCTGGGTCGCCCTGCCGATCGCGCTGCTCGCGGGACTCCTCTCCTTCCTCTCGCCGTGCGTGCTCCCGCTCGTGCCGGGCTACCTCGGATTCATCGGGGGCGCGGTCGCGCCGAAGCGTGTGCCGGAGGTCCAGGGCGTTTCATCTCGCTCCGCTCGCTCGACGAACGGTCATCCTCGGTCGTCGAGCGAGGAGCGGGGCGACGAGACGAAACGCGCCGAGCCCGCGGACGGCGTCGAGCCAGGGCGCGCGCGCCTGCTCCTCGGGGTGCTCCTCTTCATCGCGGGCTTCACGGTCGTCTTCATGGCCGTCACGATCCTCGGCGGCACGCTCGGCCAGTTCTTCCTCGCCTACAACGAGGTCATCACGCGCGTGCTCGGCGTGGTGGTGATCCTGCTGGGCCTGGTCTTCATCGGGGTCTTCGGCTTCGCGCAGCGCACGGTCCACCCCCAGGTGCAGAGCAATCTCGGCCTCATCGGGGCACCGCTCCTGGGCATCGCGCTCGGCATCGGCTGGACCCCGTGCATCGGCCCGACGCTCGCCGCGATCCTGTCGGTGTCGTGGAACCTCGGCGATCCGGGTCGTGCCGCCCTCCTCGGGCTCGCGTACTCGCTCGGCCTCGGCATCCCGTTCATCCTGCTGACCCTCGGGTTCGGCTGGGCCACCCGCTCGGTCGCGTTCCTCCGCCGCCACATCCGCGCCGTGAACATCATCGGCGGCCTGCTGCTCATCGTGCTCGGCGTGCTCATGGTCTCGGGCGTCTGGAGTGCGATGATGACGCAGCTGCAGGGGGTGTTCACGAGTGTCCCCCTCCCGCTCTGA
- a CDS encoding cytochrome c biogenesis protein ResB: MSPSRSDAPDDVTVPEPVDGPLRPSDHADGADLDDVTQPRLGPIGWLRWGWRQLTSMRTALVLLLLLAIAAVPGSIVPQRSADPNGVTQYFSDNPGLAPILDNLQLFDVYTSAWFSAIYILLFVSLIGCVIPRTKHHWKARRSRPPRTPARLSRLDDHRESIVELSPDSNRDASAEASVAIDLAAEQLRRAGYRVERYDTARSFSVSAERGYARETGNLVFHTALIGVLLAVGIGGGLTYTGQTVIIEGRTFVNTMLDYSSFNPGRFVDEERLTPYSVTLDSFGVTYTPAGEAGAGQAGDFAAHVTTQLGSGSEDGVVRVNHPLEIAGDRVYLMGNGYAPTITVKNAAGEVVFDESVPFLPQDANMTSLGVVKVTDGLPEQLGMIGFFYPTQAPLSSGAFTSAYPALINPVLTLNVYEGDLGIDDGTPRSVYTLDPTEMTQLTGGDTGVDSIELAPGETQDLPDGLGTITLQNEAPAGAEGYDRSVKRYVSLSIHRDVAAPWVLAFAVLALLGLLAALFVPRRRMWVKATPEGHTLRIEYAGLARGEDPTLPAAVDQVVQKHGDALESSLRTR, from the coding sequence GTGTCCCCCTCCCGCTCTGATGCCCCGGACGACGTGACGGTTCCCGAGCCTGTCGACGGGCCGCTGCGGCCCTCAGACCACGCGGACGGAGCGGATCTAGACGACGTGACCCAGCCCCGGCTCGGACCGATCGGCTGGCTGCGGTGGGGATGGCGTCAGCTCACGAGCATGCGCACGGCCCTCGTGCTGCTGCTGCTGCTCGCGATCGCGGCTGTTCCGGGGTCCATCGTTCCGCAGCGCAGCGCCGACCCGAACGGGGTAACGCAGTACTTCAGCGACAATCCGGGCCTCGCGCCGATCCTCGACAACCTGCAGCTGTTCGACGTGTACACGTCGGCGTGGTTCTCGGCGATCTACATCCTGCTCTTCGTGTCCCTCATCGGCTGCGTCATCCCGCGTACGAAGCACCACTGGAAGGCCCGGCGGTCGCGGCCGCCGCGCACGCCGGCCCGGCTCAGCCGCCTCGACGATCACCGCGAGTCGATCGTCGAGCTGTCCCCGGATTCGAATCGGGATGCCTCGGCCGAGGCATCCGTCGCCATCGACCTGGCGGCCGAGCAGCTCAGGCGTGCGGGCTACCGCGTCGAGAGGTACGACACCGCTCGGTCGTTCTCGGTCTCGGCCGAGCGCGGCTACGCCCGTGAGACGGGCAACCTCGTCTTCCACACCGCACTCATCGGCGTTCTGCTCGCCGTCGGGATCGGCGGGGGGCTGACCTACACCGGACAGACGGTCATCATCGAGGGCCGCACCTTCGTCAACACGATGCTCGACTACTCGTCGTTCAACCCCGGCCGCTTCGTCGACGAGGAGCGGCTGACCCCCTACTCCGTGACGCTCGACAGCTTCGGCGTCACGTATACGCCGGCAGGTGAGGCGGGAGCCGGGCAGGCGGGCGACTTCGCGGCGCACGTCACGACGCAGCTCGGCAGCGGCAGCGAGGACGGCGTCGTGCGGGTCAACCACCCGCTCGAGATCGCGGGCGACCGCGTCTACCTCATGGGCAACGGCTACGCGCCGACCATCACCGTCAAGAACGCGGCCGGCGAGGTCGTCTTCGACGAGTCGGTGCCGTTCCTCCCGCAGGACGCCAACATGACCTCGCTCGGCGTGGTCAAGGTGACCGACGGCCTGCCTGAGCAGCTCGGCATGATCGGGTTCTTCTATCCGACGCAGGCCCCCCTCTCGTCGGGTGCCTTCACCTCCGCCTACCCGGCGCTCATCAACCCCGTCCTCACGCTCAACGTCTACGAGGGCGACCTGGGCATCGACGACGGCACACCGCGGTCGGTCTACACCCTCGACCCGACCGAGATGACCCAGCTCACCGGCGGCGACACCGGCGTCGACTCGATCGAGCTCGCTCCCGGCGAGACGCAGGACCTGCCCGACGGCCTCGGCACCATCACGCTGCAGAACGAGGCTCCCGCCGGCGCCGAGGGCTATGACCGGTCGGTGAAGCGATACGTGTCGCTCTCGATCCACCGGGATGTCGCGGCACCGTGGGTGCTCGCGTTCGCGGTGCTCGCGCTGCTCGGCCTGCTGGCCGCACTGTTCGTGCCGCGCCGTCGCATGTGGGTCAAGGCGACGCCGGAGGGCCACACGCTGCGGATCGAGTACGCCGGCCTCGCACGCGGCGAGGACCCGACCCTCCCGGCCGCCGTCGACCAGGTCGTGCAGAAGCACGGCGATGCCCTCGAGTCGTCGCTGCGCACCCGCTGA
- the ccsB gene encoding c-type cytochrome biogenesis protein CcsB: MPDTMTLDSVSVLLVWTAIAVYALAFIAYAVDLARRGAQAADAKDAVGASERELVVAGGATAGSAAAGDAASSSSTGTAAARLKAQQDGAERALDARPGHRQRLVWARIGTSLTVLGFLFHLGGAVTRGIAAGRVPWSNMYEFALTGTLLIVAVYLVVLLRYDLRFLGALITGMVVLLLGGATLSFYVEIVPLADPLKSIWLVIHVFVASLATALFSLAFGLSVLQLMQARRERKALAAETGTDVGQGPRFLRTLPGSDALESLAYRFAILGFIFWTFTLIAGSIWANDAWGRYWGFDTKEVWTFVIWVLYAGYIHARATRGWRGSRSAWLSIIGFSAVMFNFTIVNMFFKGLHVYSGLN, from the coding sequence ATGCCCGACACGATGACGCTGGACTCCGTGTCCGTGCTGCTCGTCTGGACCGCGATCGCGGTCTACGCCCTCGCGTTCATCGCCTACGCCGTCGACCTGGCGCGCCGCGGGGCGCAAGCCGCGGACGCCAAGGACGCGGTGGGCGCGAGCGAGCGCGAGCTCGTCGTGGCGGGCGGCGCGACGGCCGGTTCGGCGGCCGCGGGGGACGCGGCATCCAGCTCATCGACGGGCACCGCCGCAGCCCGCCTGAAGGCACAGCAGGACGGTGCCGAGAGGGCGCTCGACGCCCGTCCCGGCCACCGTCAGCGGCTCGTCTGGGCGCGCATCGGGACGTCGCTCACCGTCCTCGGCTTCCTCTTCCACCTCGGCGGAGCGGTCACGCGCGGGATCGCGGCCGGCCGCGTGCCGTGGTCGAACATGTACGAGTTCGCGCTGACCGGGACGCTCCTCATCGTGGCGGTGTACCTCGTCGTGCTTCTCCGCTACGACCTGCGATTCCTCGGAGCGCTCATCACCGGCATGGTCGTGCTCCTGCTCGGCGGTGCGACCCTGTCGTTCTACGTCGAGATCGTACCGCTGGCCGACCCGCTGAAGTCGATCTGGCTCGTCATCCACGTCTTCGTGGCATCGCTCGCGACCGCGCTCTTCTCCCTCGCCTTCGGCCTTTCGGTGCTGCAGCTCATGCAGGCGCGGCGGGAGCGCAAAGCGCTCGCTGCCGAGACCGGCACGGACGTCGGACAGGGACCCCGATTCCTCCGCACGCTGCCCGGATCGGACGCCCTCGAGTCGCTCGCCTACCGCTTCGCGATCCTCGGGTTCATCTTCTGGACCTTCACCCTCATCGCCGGCTCGATCTGGGCGAACGACGCGTGGGGCCGGTATTGGGGCTTCGACACGAAGGAAGTGTGGACCTTCGTGATCTGGGTGCTCTACGCGGGCTACATCCACGCTCGTGCGACGCGCGGCTGGCGCGGCAGCCGATCGGCCTGGCTGTCGATCATCGGGTTCTCGGCGGTCATGTTCAACTTCACGATCGTGAACATGTTCTTCAAGGGCCTGCACGTCTACAGCGGCCTGAACTGA